From the genome of Muricauda sp. SCSIO 64092, one region includes:
- the secA gene encoding preprotein translocase subunit SecA: MSIVNSILKVFVGDKSEKDVKALQPLVKQIKSFESEMEQLSHDELRQKTNEFKSKIKEKCASIDEKIEALKKEVEASTDIDRNEEIYSEIDKLNEEAYKVSEDTLNEILPEAFAVVKETTKRFATNDTLKVTATEFDRSLSGRADYVSLEGDDAVWKNSWDAAGKEVTWDMVHYDVQLIGGIALHQGKIAEMQTGEGKTLVATLPLYLNALSGKGAHLVTVNDYLAKRDSTWMGPIFEFHGLSVDCIDKHQPNSDGRRAAYNADITYGTNNEFGFDYLRDNMAHTPKDLVQRPHHYAIVDEVDSVLIDDARTPLIISGPVPEGDRHEFNELRPKVSDIVQKQRQHLTGVLAEAKKLIKEGDSKEGGFLLLRVYRGLPKNKALIKFLSEEGVKQLLQKTENFYMQDNNREMPKVDEDLLFTIDEKNNQIELTDKGVDYISGEQDKDFFVMPDIGGEIAQIENQGLEIEKEAELKEELFKEFAIKSERIHTMSQLLKAYTLFEKDVEYVVIDNKVMIVDEQTGRIMDGRRYSDGLHQAIEAKENVKIEALTQTFATITLQNYFRMYNKLAGMTGTAVTEAGEFWEIYKLDVMEIPTNRPIARDDRNDLIYKTKREKYNAIIEEVTQLSKAGRPVLIGTTSVEISELLSKLLSVRKIPHNVLNAKLHKKEADIVAEAGNPGVVTIATNMAGRGTDIKLTQDVKNAGGLAIVGTERHDSRRVDRQLRGRSGRQGDPGSSQFYVSLEDNLMRLFGSERVAKMMDRMGLEEGEVIQHSMMTKSIERAQKKVEENNFGIRKRLLEYDDVMNAQREVVYKRRRHAIQGERLKVDIANMVYDTCEVISETNKMADDFKNFEFELIKYFSVTSPITEEQFKSLGFQDIAGKVYKVAYEHYQTKVERSAETAFPVIKNVYENQSDKFERIVVPFTDGVKTLNVVTNLKDAYESNGKQLVNDFEKNITLAIIDDSWKTHLRKMDELKQSVQLAVHEQKDPLLIYKFEAFELFKSMIDKVNKEVISFLFKGELPAGNTNQIREARTVRRPKEKLRTTKEEIPNSDELAAQNRAAGQTQGQRPQKTETIVRERPKIGRNERVTIKHVMSGESKTVKFKQAEPLINKGEWVLIEE, translated from the coding sequence ATGAGCATTGTAAATTCCATACTAAAGGTCTTTGTAGGTGATAAATCCGAAAAAGATGTCAAGGCGCTACAACCTTTGGTAAAGCAGATAAAGTCTTTTGAATCCGAAATGGAACAGCTTTCGCATGATGAACTTCGACAAAAGACCAATGAATTTAAATCCAAGATAAAGGAAAAATGCGCTTCTATCGATGAAAAAATCGAAGCCTTGAAAAAAGAGGTGGAAGCCTCAACGGATATCGATCGCAATGAGGAGATCTATTCCGAAATAGACAAACTAAATGAAGAGGCCTACAAAGTTTCGGAAGATACGTTAAATGAAATTTTACCCGAGGCTTTTGCGGTGGTCAAGGAAACCACAAAGCGCTTTGCCACCAATGACACCCTAAAGGTCACGGCCACGGAATTTGACCGCTCACTTTCCGGCAGGGCGGATTATGTTAGTCTTGAAGGTGATGATGCCGTTTGGAAAAACTCTTGGGACGCCGCAGGAAAAGAAGTAACCTGGGATATGGTCCATTATGATGTACAGCTTATTGGCGGTATTGCACTGCATCAGGGTAAAATTGCCGAGATGCAGACCGGGGAAGGAAAAACCTTGGTGGCCACCCTCCCACTCTACTTAAATGCACTTTCCGGAAAAGGGGCCCATTTGGTTACCGTGAACGATTATCTGGCAAAACGTGATAGTACCTGGATGGGGCCAATCTTTGAATTTCATGGACTATCCGTGGATTGTATTGATAAGCACCAGCCCAATTCCGATGGCCGTAGGGCCGCTTATAATGCGGATATCACCTATGGCACCAATAACGAATTTGGTTTTGATTACCTCAGGGATAATATGGCCCACACACCAAAGGATTTGGTACAACGTCCACACCATTATGCCATTGTGGACGAAGTGGATTCCGTATTGATCGATGATGCAAGGACCCCATTGATCATTTCCGGACCTGTTCCGGAAGGAGATCGTCATGAGTTCAATGAATTGCGACCAAAGGTTTCGGATATCGTCCAAAAACAACGCCAGCACCTGACCGGGGTTTTGGCCGAAGCCAAAAAATTGATCAAGGAGGGAGATTCCAAGGAAGGTGGGTTCCTATTGCTACGGGTATATAGGGGATTGCCCAAAAACAAGGCCCTCATTAAGTTTTTAAGCGAGGAAGGCGTAAAACAATTGCTTCAAAAAACGGAAAATTTCTACATGCAGGACAACAATAGGGAAATGCCCAAAGTGGATGAGGACCTATTGTTCACCATAGATGAGAAGAACAATCAGATTGAATTGACCGATAAGGGGGTGGATTACATCTCCGGGGAACAGGACAAGGATTTCTTTGTAATGCCGGATATTGGAGGGGAAATAGCCCAAATAGAAAATCAAGGCCTTGAAATTGAAAAGGAAGCGGAGTTAAAAGAAGAGCTGTTCAAGGAGTTCGCCATAAAAAGTGAACGGATCCATACCATGAGCCAACTGTTAAAGGCGTATACCCTTTTTGAAAAGGATGTTGAGTATGTTGTTATAGACAACAAGGTAATGATCGTGGATGAGCAGACCGGTCGTATTATGGATGGGCGGCGTTATTCGGATGGCCTGCACCAAGCCATAGAGGCCAAGGAAAATGTGAAAATCGAAGCGCTGACGCAGACTTTTGCCACCATTACACTCCAGAACTATTTTAGAATGTACAATAAGTTGGCAGGTATGACGGGAACTGCCGTTACCGAGGCTGGCGAATTTTGGGAAATCTATAAGTTGGATGTCATGGAAATCCCAACCAACAGACCTATTGCCCGGGATGACCGCAATGACTTGATCTACAAAACCAAGCGCGAAAAATACAATGCCATCATAGAAGAGGTGACCCAACTCTCAAAAGCCGGTCGTCCCGTACTCATTGGTACCACTTCCGTAGAAATATCGGAATTGCTTTCCAAGTTATTGAGCGTTCGTAAGATTCCCCACAACGTACTGAATGCCAAACTGCACAAAAAGGAAGCGGACATTGTTGCAGAGGCTGGAAACCCCGGAGTGGTCACCATTGCCACCAATATGGCCGGTAGGGGTACCGATATTAAACTGACACAGGACGTAAAAAACGCAGGAGGACTGGCCATAGTAGGTACGGAGCGTCATGATTCCCGAAGGGTGGACAGACAGCTGCGCGGACGTTCCGGTCGACAAGGAGATCCAGGAAGTTCCCAATTCTATGTTTCGTTGGAGGATAATCTCATGCGCCTATTTGGTTCGGAACGGGTAGCAAAAATGATGGACCGTATGGGATTGGAAGAAGGAGAGGTCATCCAGCATTCCATGATGACAAAATCCATTGAGCGTGCCCAGAAAAAAGTGGAGGAAAACAACTTTGGTATCCGTAAAAGATTATTGGAGTATGACGATGTGATGAATGCACAACGTGAGGTAGTCTATAAACGAAGAAGACATGCCATTCAAGGCGAACGCTTAAAGGTGGACATCGCCAATATGGTCTATGATACTTGTGAAGTGATTTCGGAAACCAATAAAATGGCCGATGATTTCAAAAATTTTGAGTTTGAACTCATCAAGTACTTCTCCGTTACCTCGCCCATAACCGAAGAACAGTTCAAGAGCCTGGGCTTTCAGGATATCGCAGGAAAAGTTTATAAAGTGGCGTACGAACACTACCAGACCAAGGTAGAGCGCAGTGCCGAAACTGCTTTTCCCGTGATCAAAAATGTCTATGAAAACCAGTCGGACAAATTTGAACGCATTGTCGTTCCCTTTACTGATGGGGTAAAGACCTTAAATGTGGTCACCAATCTTAAAGATGCCTACGAAAGTAATGGGAAACAATTGGTAAACGATTTTGAAAAGAACATCACCCTTGCCATCATAGATGATTCCTGGAAAACGCACCTACGAAAAATGGACGAACTGAAACAGTCCGTACAGCTCGCGGTCCATGAGCAAAAAGACCCCCTATTGATTTATAAGTTCGAGGCCTTTGAGCTCTTCAAAAGTATGATCGACAAGGTAAACAAGGAAGTAATTTCCTTCTTGTTCAAAGGGGAGTTGCCCGCTGGGAATACCAATCAAATCCGGGAGGCCAGAACGGTACGCAGACCTAAGGAAAAACTACGCACTACCAAGGAAGAGATTCCAAACAGCGATGAACTTGCTGCCCAAAACAGGGCTGCCGGACAAACGCAGGGCCAACGTCCCCAAAAAACGGAAACCATTGTCCGCGAACGTCCAAAAATTGGGCGAAATGAACGTGTCACCATCAAGCATGTAATGTCCGGTGAAAGCAAAACGGTAAAGTTCAAACAAGCAGAGCCTTTGATCAATAAAGGCGAATGGGTGCTGATAGAGGAATAA
- a CDS encoding DUF2795 domain-containing protein, whose amino-acid sequence MYWTLELASYLSDAPWPATKDELIDYAIRTGAPLEVVENLQSMEEEGGEIYESIEEIWPDYPTEEDYLWNEDEY is encoded by the coding sequence ATGTACTGGACATTAGAATTAGCCTCTTATTTGAGCGACGCACCATGGCCAGCCACCAAAGACGAATTGATAGATTACGCTATCCGGACCGGAGCACCACTGGAAGTTGTGGAAAATTTGCAATCCATGGAAGAGGAAGGAGGGGAAATCTATGAATCCATTGAAGAGATTTGGCCAGACTATCCCACAGAGGAAGACTACCTCTGGAATGAGGATGAATATTAA
- a CDS encoding amidohydrolase family protein, with product MKKTLSIVTVLLLSITVTAQDNLKEGPFSQLIIRGVTLINGNGAPPRGPIDIVVENNKIVGVAVVGYPGVEIDSSKRPQLKAGGKELDCSGMYLLPGFVDMHGHIGGVSQGADYDYVFKLWMAHGITTVREPSGRGIDWTLDLKRKSEKNEIIAPRVLAYTGFGQGSDVPISTPEMAREWVRENAKKGADGVKFFGAPPEIMRAALDENKKLGLRSACHHAQMDVGRWNVLHSARAGLTSMEHWYGLPEALFEDRTVQDYPLDYNYQNEQHRFEEAGKLWVQAAEPYSEHWNKVMDELLELDFTLDPTFNIYEASRDLHRARRAEWHETYTLPSLWKFYQPSMISHGSYWHDWGTEQEVAWRNNYRLWMTFINEYKNRGGRVTTGSDSGFIFQLYGFAYIREMELLREAGFHPLEVIRSSTLYGAEALGMEDKIGTVAVGKLADFVIVEENPLKNLKVLYGTGAIRLNADNEVVRVGGVKYTIKDGIIFDAKKLLQDVRTTVANQKQKQNYKIKQPGID from the coding sequence ATGAAAAAAACGCTTTCCATTGTAACCGTACTTCTCCTATCAATTACGGTCACGGCACAGGACAACCTAAAGGAAGGTCCCTTTTCCCAACTGATCATAAGAGGGGTCACATTGATCAATGGCAATGGTGCCCCTCCGCGAGGTCCCATTGATATTGTGGTAGAAAACAACAAAATTGTGGGTGTTGCGGTCGTAGGTTATCCTGGTGTGGAAATTGACAGCTCCAAAAGACCCCAACTTAAAGCCGGAGGAAAGGAATTGGATTGTTCCGGCATGTACCTTTTACCCGGTTTTGTGGACATGCACGGCCATATTGGTGGTGTATCCCAAGGTGCGGATTATGATTATGTGTTTAAATTGTGGATGGCCCATGGCATTACCACCGTGCGGGAGCCCAGCGGCCGTGGAATTGACTGGACCCTGGATTTGAAGCGTAAAAGTGAAAAAAATGAAATCATAGCTCCAAGGGTCCTCGCATACACTGGATTTGGTCAGGGAAGTGATGTCCCCATCAGCACACCCGAAATGGCAAGGGAATGGGTGCGCGAGAATGCAAAGAAAGGAGCGGATGGTGTCAAGTTCTTTGGGGCACCACCGGAAATCATGCGTGCTGCCCTGGACGAAAATAAAAAACTGGGACTTCGTTCCGCTTGTCACCACGCCCAAATGGATGTTGGCCGATGGAACGTCCTTCATTCGGCAAGGGCCGGACTCACCAGCATGGAGCACTGGTACGGTCTTCCAGAGGCCCTTTTTGAGGATCGGACCGTTCAGGATTATCCATTGGATTACAACTATCAAAATGAACAACACCGATTTGAAGAAGCAGGAAAACTTTGGGTGCAAGCCGCAGAACCCTATTCCGAGCATTGGAACAAGGTAATGGACGAGTTGCTTGAGCTGGACTTTACCCTGGACCCAACATTCAACATCTATGAAGCCAGTAGGGATTTGCATAGGGCGAGAAGGGCAGAATGGCACGAAACGTATACCTTACCTTCCCTTTGGAAGTTTTATCAACCCAGCATGATCAGCCATGGTTCCTATTGGCATGATTGGGGGACGGAGCAAGAAGTGGCCTGGAGGAACAATTATAGACTCTGGATGACCTTTATCAATGAATACAAGAACCGAGGGGGCAGGGTTACCACGGGCTCTGATTCAGGTTTCATTTTCCAACTTTATGGTTTTGCCTATATACGGGAAATGGAGCTGCTCCGGGAAGCGGGTTTCCATCCGCTGGAGGTGATTCGTTCCTCGACACTGTATGGGGCCGAAGCTTTGGGAATGGAAGACAAAATAGGGACCGTCGCCGTTGGAAAATTGGCCGATTTTGTCATCGTGGAGGAAAATCCCCTTAAAAACCTAAAAGTACTCTATGGGACAGGGGCCATAAGGCTTAACGCGGATAACGAAGTAGTTCGCGTTGGGGGTGTAAAATATACGATCAAAGACGGTATTATCTTCGACGCAAAGAAGCTTTTACAAGACGTAAGGACAACAGTAGCGAACCAAAAACAAAAACAGAACTACAAAATAAAACAACCAGGGATAGATTAG
- a CDS encoding M14 family zinc carboxypeptidase, translated as MFKNIVFMVLFLSTGLCAQDYFYKKFHPFNEAIPSPSEFLGYDIGEHHTRHDLIVAYFTKLAAVSDRASIYEYGKTHEGRKLVILTISSPENLQNLDNIKQDHLAFVDPSGSVSNYDAVPIFINLGYNVHGNEPSTSEAALLSAYTFAASNNPEILNYIRNAVIMIDPTINPDGRDRHTQWANMYQGNPEVSDPQDAEHNEYWPGGRTNHYWFDLNRDWLLGIHPESRGKLTWYHEWYPNVVTDFHEMGTQSSYFFEPMKDNASLNPIMPRENYVDLNNLFGDYFAQALDSIGSFYFTKEVFDGTYPGYGSSYPDLQGALALLFEQASSRGHVQKTAFGEITFPFTIRNQYVTSIATVRAAVENKAYLRKYQQDFFKSALGNASKSRIKGYSFKDDYDKNRVKAFIDKLLLHKVDVYKANGSYVVPTNQPQYRMVQSFFETYDKYRDSVYYDASAWSVANFYNMKYRPVTSLNLGEKVTSTEELVSVVPVQKTDYAYIIDYDDYNATAVLHYLQTNGITVSSSFKPFTAKTTVGDKAFNYGALVVPVSLQKKSSDEIFELIQKAQKKYDVPMFSVKTGYNAKGIDLGSRSVSPITKPKAAMLIGTGVRSYEAGEVWHLLDTRVHMPITKIPLRNFNRVDFDKYNTLVMVSGGYTLTKKQQGIIEAWVKKGNTLITIGRASKWVVDKKLVKEKLVEVAKDSTKAVERKPYVDARENIGKEEVGGIILKVDLDVTHPLAFGYRDTQIPIYKNNSVWLKPSQNDYSTVAKYAKDAHIDGFITKKNTEEFLNHSASLVVSKLEEGRVILFADNPNFRGSWYGTNRLFLNALFLGDKIQIPE; from the coding sequence ATGTTCAAAAACATCGTTTTTATGGTGCTGTTCCTAAGCACCGGCCTTTGCGCACAAGATTATTTTTACAAAAAATTCCATCCGTTCAACGAGGCCATCCCATCACCTTCCGAATTCCTGGGATATGACATCGGGGAGCATCACACCAGACATGACCTTATCGTAGCCTATTTCACCAAATTGGCAGCGGTTTCCGACAGGGCTTCCATCTATGAATATGGTAAGACCCATGAAGGTAGAAAACTGGTCATCTTGACCATCTCTTCCCCAGAAAATCTTCAGAATCTGGACAACATCAAACAAGATCATTTAGCATTTGTGGACCCTTCAGGGTCCGTTTCAAACTACGATGCCGTGCCCATTTTCATTAACCTGGGCTATAATGTGCACGGAAACGAACCTTCTACTTCGGAAGCGGCACTATTATCGGCCTATACCTTCGCTGCTTCCAATAATCCGGAAATCCTAAATTATATTCGTAACGCCGTGATAATGATCGATCCTACCATTAATCCGGATGGCAGGGACCGTCACACCCAATGGGCCAATATGTATCAAGGCAATCCCGAGGTTTCCGACCCTCAGGATGCGGAACACAACGAATACTGGCCAGGCGGACGTACCAATCATTATTGGTTTGATTTAAACAGGGACTGGCTTCTTGGAATACATCCGGAAAGCCGTGGGAAATTGACCTGGTACCATGAATGGTACCCCAATGTAGTGACCGATTTTCATGAAATGGGAACCCAAAGTTCCTATTTCTTTGAGCCGATGAAAGACAATGCATCATTGAATCCCATCATGCCCAGGGAAAACTATGTGGATTTGAACAATCTTTTCGGAGATTACTTTGCCCAAGCATTGGACAGCATAGGCTCTTTCTATTTCACCAAAGAAGTGTTTGACGGTACGTATCCTGGTTATGGCTCCTCCTACCCCGATCTCCAAGGTGCACTTGCCCTATTGTTTGAACAGGCAAGTTCCAGGGGACATGTCCAAAAAACAGCTTTTGGGGAAATTACCTTTCCTTTCACGATCAGAAATCAGTATGTCACCAGTATTGCCACCGTAAGGGCGGCTGTTGAAAATAAGGCTTACCTAAGAAAATATCAGCAAGACTTTTTTAAGAGCGCATTGGGCAATGCCTCCAAAAGTCGAATCAAGGGGTATTCCTTCAAAGATGACTATGATAAAAATCGGGTGAAGGCCTTTATTGACAAGCTTTTATTGCACAAAGTGGATGTTTATAAGGCCAATGGCTCCTATGTGGTACCGACCAATCAACCCCAATATCGAATGGTACAAAGCTTTTTTGAAACCTACGACAAATATCGGGATAGTGTGTATTATGATGCTTCAGCCTGGTCTGTGGCCAATTTCTACAATATGAAATACAGGCCGGTCACAAGCTTGAACCTAGGCGAAAAAGTTACTTCCACGGAAGAACTGGTTTCGGTGGTTCCGGTCCAAAAAACGGATTATGCCTATATCATCGATTATGATGATTACAATGCAACGGCAGTGTTACATTATCTTCAGACCAACGGAATTACGGTTTCAAGTTCCTTTAAACCGTTTACGGCCAAAACCACGGTTGGAGATAAGGCGTTTAATTACGGGGCCTTGGTGGTTCCGGTATCACTTCAAAAAAAGAGCTCCGATGAAATCTTTGAATTGATCCAAAAAGCCCAAAAGAAATATGATGTGCCCATGTTTTCGGTAAAAACGGGCTATAATGCCAAAGGAATTGATTTGGGAAGCCGTAGTGTAAGTCCCATTACCAAGCCCAAAGCTGCCATGCTTATCGGTACGGGGGTGCGTTCCTATGAAGCTGGCGAGGTTTGGCACCTTCTGGACACCCGTGTACATATGCCGATTACCAAAATACCTTTGCGAAATTTCAATAGGGTAGATTTTGATAAGTACAATACCCTGGTCATGGTTTCCGGTGGATATACCCTAACCAAAAAACAACAAGGGATCATTGAAGCCTGGGTAAAAAAGGGAAATACCCTGATTACCATTGGTCGAGCCTCCAAATGGGTTGTGGACAAAAAATTGGTGAAGGAAAAACTGGTGGAAGTGGCCAAGGATTCCACAAAGGCCGTGGAGCGAAAGCCTTATGTGGATGCCAGGGAAAATATAGGTAAAGAAGAAGTAGGTGGTATTATTTTAAAGGTGGATCTGGATGTGACGCATCCCCTGGCCTTTGGCTATCGGGATACCCAAATCCCGATATACAAAAACAATTCCGTTTGGTTAAAACCAAGTCAAAACGACTATTCCACAGTAGCTAAATACGCCAAGGACGCCCATATTGATGGATTTATCACCAAAAAGAACACCGAGGAATTTCTTAACCATTCCGCTTCCTTAGTGGTGAGTAAATTGGAAGAGGGAAGGGTAATCCTGTTTGCGGACAATCCCAATTTCCGAGGGTCGTGGTACGGCACCAATAGATTGTTTTTGAACGCCTTGTTTTTAGGGGATAAAATTCAAATTCCAGAATAA
- a CDS encoding peptidoglycan DD-metalloendopeptidase family protein, whose translation MEIVQSIKKGLGPIPILDSSIPVSQYCPINLSKDNRELNSVNVSDARECQDYVDVVLKRNGGRVAYGGYLEKRNLYGDSERFKGKEPRDIHLGMDFWCTSGTKVLAPLNGVVHSFANNSDFGNYGPTVILRHQIKGDSFYTLYGHLSLESLGGLYMGKVIEKGEPFVSLGTPDINVGYAPHLHFQLVLDLDNYQGDYPGVCSKKDLVYFRKNCPDPNLLLGYPF comes from the coding sequence ATGGAAATAGTACAATCTATCAAAAAAGGATTAGGACCCATCCCAATTTTGGACAGCAGCATTCCCGTTTCCCAGTATTGCCCTATCAATTTATCCAAAGACAATAGGGAACTGAATTCAGTCAATGTGTCCGATGCCCGGGAGTGTCAGGATTATGTGGACGTTGTTTTAAAAAGAAATGGTGGAAGGGTAGCCTATGGTGGGTATTTGGAAAAGAGAAACTTGTATGGGGACAGTGAGCGATTCAAGGGGAAGGAACCGAGGGATATCCATCTGGGGATGGATTTCTGGTGCACATCGGGGACCAAGGTTCTGGCACCACTGAACGGTGTAGTACATTCTTTTGCGAACAATTCCGATTTCGGAAACTATGGACCTACGGTGATTTTAAGGCACCAAATCAAGGGGGATTCCTTTTATACCCTTTACGGACACCTATCATTGGAATCATTGGGAGGACTTTATATGGGAAAGGTCATTGAAAAGGGAGAACCCTTTGTTTCCCTGGGGACTCCGGACATCAATGTGGGCTACGCACCCCACCTGCATTTTCAATTGGTCCTGGATTTGGATAATTATCAAGGGGATTATCCTGGGGTGTGCTCTAAAAAGGACTTGGTTTACTTCCGCAAAAATTGCCCCGATCCAAACTTACTTTTAGGGTATCCCTTTTAG
- a CDS encoding cob(I)yrinic acid a,c-diamide adenosyltransferase, with the protein MKIYTKTGDKGTTALFTGKRVAKHHIRIESYGTLDELNSWIGLLRDQEIDPHYQNTLTQIQEKLFTLGAILATEPTKDNRLKIPRVQETDSTFLEQEIDAMNRALPPMTHFILPGGHTTVSYCHVARTICRRAERMISYLHEEEPLPDTVLSYINRLSDYLFVLARKLSNDLKAKEVKWIPEKLD; encoded by the coding sequence ATGAAGATATACACCAAAACCGGCGATAAGGGAACTACGGCATTGTTCACGGGCAAGCGGGTGGCAAAACACCATATCCGGATTGAAAGTTATGGTACTTTGGATGAACTCAATTCCTGGATCGGTCTGTTGCGCGACCAGGAAATCGATCCGCATTACCAAAACACCTTGACCCAAATACAGGAAAAACTGTTTACCCTTGGGGCCATATTGGCTACCGAGCCTACCAAGGACAATAGACTCAAAATTCCCAGGGTGCAAGAGACGGACAGTACTTTTTTGGAGCAAGAGATCGATGCCATGAACCGTGCTTTGCCCCCAATGACCCATTTTATCCTCCCCGGGGGACATACGACCGTGTCATACTGTCATGTGGCCAGAACAATTTGTAGACGGGCCGAACGAATGATATCCTACCTCCATGAAGAAGAACCCCTTCCGGACACGGTGTTGTCCTACATAAACCGCCTTTCCGATTATTTGTTTGTCCTGGCACGAAAATTGTCAAACGATTTAAAAGCCAAGGAGGTAAAATGGATTCCAGAGAAATTGGACTGA
- a CDS encoding metal-dependent hydrolase has translation MKITYLGHASLHLEINGKQIIVDPFISANELAREIDIDSLRVDYILVTHGHQDHVLDVERIAQNNPEALLVSNYEIVEWFGGKGLNGHPLNHGGKKEFDFGMVKYVNAIHSSVLPDGSYGGNPGGFVISAENKRIYISGDTALTYDMKLIPETMGSIDLAILSIGDNFTMGYEDAVTAADFVGCKKVMGCHYDTFPPIAIDKAAAQSYFEEKGKKLLLPDIGEAISL, from the coding sequence ATGAAGATAACATACTTGGGTCATGCCTCCCTACATTTGGAAATAAACGGAAAGCAAATTATCGTTGACCCCTTTATTTCGGCCAATGAATTGGCCAGGGAGATTGACATTGACAGTCTAAGGGTCGATTACATTTTGGTCACGCATGGGCACCAGGATCATGTCCTGGATGTGGAACGTATTGCCCAAAACAATCCAGAAGCCTTATTGGTATCCAATTATGAAATTGTGGAATGGTTTGGGGGCAAAGGGTTAAACGGCCATCCTTTAAACCACGGGGGGAAGAAGGAGTTTGATTTTGGTATGGTCAAATATGTCAATGCAATCCATTCCAGTGTTTTGCCCGATGGTTCCTATGGTGGAAATCCTGGTGGTTTTGTCATTTCGGCCGAAAACAAAAGAATCTATATCTCGGGGGATACTGCCCTTACCTACGATATGAAGTTGATTCCGGAAACCATGGGCAGTATTGATTTAGCCATTCTTTCCATCGGTGACAACTTTACCATGGGGTATGAAGATGCCGTTACCGCTGCGGATTTTGTGGGATGTAAAAAGGTTATGGGATGCCACTATGATACCTTTCCGCCCATTGCCATTGACAAGGCCGCTGCCCAAAGTTACTTTGAAGAAAAGGGTAAAAAGTTACTGTTACCGGATATTGGTGAAGCCATTAGCCTGTAA
- a CDS encoding sensor histidine kinase has translation MRDRSTDRKASKKNQFIEILNYFASAISFALLAYCWTKELHILVLLVLLLMAILFLGNGLHIRKNSGYRQTHSGLEAKLREKETLLKEVHHRVKNNLQTVSSLLSLQSRAVADPKIEGIIKSSQHRVVSMSMVHEMLYKRDDYTSKIELKPYVEELCEYLVRSVKGNENKVTTDFDIGDYRLSIDTVIPLGLIINETITNALKYGIPNNTEGEIKIHLSKKGTNSFEMYLGDNGIGFPDDVNPKTTKSLGLKLIHNLARQLKGSIVRDNETKGTYYQINFEEVVEEFNSVD, from the coding sequence ATGAGAGACCGATCCACCGACAGGAAAGCGTCAAAAAAGAACCAATTTATTGAGATACTGAACTATTTTGCTTCGGCCATCTCTTTTGCCCTATTGGCCTATTGTTGGACAAAGGAGCTCCATATCCTTGTATTGTTGGTCCTATTGCTTATGGCCATTTTGTTCCTTGGCAATGGGTTACATATCAGAAAAAACAGTGGATACCGACAGACCCATTCAGGTTTGGAGGCAAAACTCAGGGAAAAGGAAACCCTTTTAAAGGAAGTACACCATCGCGTAAAAAACAACTTACAGACGGTATCCAGTCTATTGAGCCTGCAATCCAGGGCGGTAGCGGACCCAAAGATTGAGGGCATCATTAAAAGTAGCCAACATCGGGTCGTTTCCATGTCCATGGTCCATGAAATGTTGTACAAAAGGGACGATTACACCTCAAAAATTGAACTAAAGCCCTATGTGGAGGAACTTTGCGAATACCTGGTCCGTTCCGTCAAAGGCAATGAAAACAAAGTGACGACCGACTTTGATATTGGCGATTACCGCTTAAGTATAGATACGGTCATCCCTTTGGGATTGATCATCAACGAAACCATCACAAATGCCCTTAAATACGGGATTCCCAATAATACGGAAGGTGAAATAAAAATTCATCTCTCAAAAAAGGGGACAAACAGCTTTGAAATGTATTTGGGGGACAATGGGATCGGTTTCCCAGATGATGTAAATCCAAAAACCACAAAATCCCTGGGTTTGAAACTCATTCATAACCTTGCCAGACAACTCAAGGGCAGCATCGTAAGGGACAATGAAACCAAAGGCACTTACTATCAAATCAATTTTGAGGAAGTGGTAGAGGAATTCAATTCGGTGGATTAG